Proteins co-encoded in one Verrucomicrobiia bacterium genomic window:
- the mnmA gene encoding tRNA 2-thiouridine(34) synthase MnmA has protein sequence MSLVKKTRILVGMSGGVDSSATAALLIEQGFDVVGVTLKLWPQDCVSRAEDKCCGPQAVMDARSVCHKLGVPYYLIDESADFQKKVIQYFADEYKSGRTPNPCVMCNQHLKFGTLLERARQLGAEFIATGHFARLEKDPVTGRTLLKRGKDLKKDQSYFLFSLRQEQLSRAMFPLGERTKSDTREVARSCNLKTADKEESMEICFVPDNNYGRFLQEAKLVSKSRGEIVDVYGTKLGEHDGIAFYTIGQRKGLGISSAKPLYVIELDAETNRVIVGDDTLLERDEFTVQYCNWIPFEQPPESFEAMAKIRYNHPGAMATVYPQANGTARVKLHTPQRAVTPGQACVFYQEDLVVGGGWIMVHKRAVSVGGGN, from the coding sequence ATGTCGTTGGTGAAGAAGACGCGGATTTTGGTCGGGATGAGCGGTGGAGTGGATTCCTCCGCCACGGCGGCTTTGCTGATTGAGCAGGGCTTCGACGTGGTGGGGGTGACGCTGAAGCTCTGGCCGCAGGATTGCGTCTCGCGGGCGGAGGATAAGTGCTGCGGGCCGCAGGCGGTGATGGATGCGCGGTCCGTGTGTCATAAGCTGGGGGTGCCCTACTATCTCATCGATGAATCGGCGGATTTTCAGAAGAAGGTGATCCAGTATTTTGCGGATGAGTATAAGTCCGGGCGCACGCCGAATCCGTGTGTGATGTGCAATCAGCATCTGAAGTTCGGCACGTTGCTGGAGCGGGCGCGGCAGTTGGGCGCGGAGTTCATCGCTACGGGGCATTTTGCGCGACTGGAGAAAGATCCGGTGACGGGTCGCACGTTGTTGAAGCGCGGGAAGGATTTGAAGAAGGATCAGAGTTACTTCCTCTTTTCGCTGCGGCAGGAGCAGCTTTCTCGCGCGATGTTCCCGCTGGGTGAACGCACGAAGAGTGATACGCGGGAGGTGGCGCGGTCGTGCAATCTCAAGACGGCGGACAAGGAGGAGAGCATGGAGATCTGCTTCGTGCCGGATAATAATTACGGGCGATTCCTGCAAGAGGCGAAGCTGGTGAGCAAGTCGCGCGGGGAGATCGTGGATGTGTATGGCACGAAGCTGGGTGAGCACGATGGCATCGCGTTTTATACAATCGGGCAGCGGAAGGGCTTGGGGATTTCTTCGGCGAAACCTCTCTATGTGATCGAGCTGGATGCGGAGACGAATCGCGTGATCGTGGGGGATGATACGTTACTGGAGCGGGATGAGTTCACGGTGCAGTATTGCAACTGGATCCCCTTCGAGCAGCCGCCGGAGTCGTTCGAGGCGATGGCGAAGATCCGTTACAATCATCCGGGCGCGATGGCGACGGTGTATCCGCAGGCGAACGGGACGGCGCGGGTGAAATTACACACGCCGCAACGCGCGGTGACGCCGGGGCAGGCGTGCGTGTTTTATCAGGAGGATTTGGTCGTGGGTGGCGGGTGGATTATGGTGCATAAGAGGGCGGTATCAGTGGGCGGGGGTAATTAA
- a CDS encoding TRL domain-containing protein, translating into MTPPPRTIALALAILSLSAGCSTNNGPIGGVLLSNISGPVAVTSDASKWGYNSEGSSSSWNIFGLISIGDASIDKAKRDGASSSFYKIKVTHVDYTWKSFLGVGKYTVKVYFYDPEKEAQTISSRNLENGLTHSDSNVTD; encoded by the coding sequence ATGACACCTCCCCCTCGAACCATTGCTCTTGCATTGGCAATTTTATCTCTATCAGCGGGCTGCTCGACTAATAACGGCCCCATAGGAGGTGTCTTGTTGTCGAATATCTCAGGACCGGTAGCAGTCACTTCCGATGCGAGCAAATGGGGCTATAACAGTGAAGGTTCATCATCATCATGGAACATATTCGGTTTGATAAGCATAGGTGACGCAAGCATCGACAAAGCGAAAAGGGACGGTGCATCTTCAAGTTTTTACAAAATCAAAGTTACACACGTTGACTACACATGGAAGAGTTTCTTAGGAGTTGGGAAATATACAGTGAAAGTTTATTTTTATGACCCAGAAAAAGAAGCTCAAACAATCAGCAGCCGCAATTTGGAAAACGGCCTTACTCACTCTGATAGTAATGTCACAGATTAG
- a CDS encoding ABC transporter permease, with product MTQENAKKPASSRFRFQEAGLLWVILFLGIILTWQGGTVKVPVFEIGPDGERQRVFDVGADGERTPRFEEKNKFLNAQNLALLAKDTSFIAIMAIGVTLVIIAGGIDLSVGSIYALASVTAALVMRSFGPEGANAGTSPWISVSLGISTCLGVAVLCGLFNGGMTTLLKVHPFIITLGTMAIFRGIAFVMTKGQSIGGFPEAFRKLIQWGTSDGPSLMPMIVMILVTIIGSIYLSRMAAGRRIYAIGGNELASRFSGIRVERVKLGVFIISGLTAGVAAMIALGYYGSATSGDGQGYELRVIAAAVVGGASLSGGKGTALGALLGALIIQMIDSGIVILGIDQNYSQIIIGAVVIIAVVLDQFNAWLARKRLVSVPEKKT from the coding sequence ATGACCCAAGAGAATGCCAAAAAGCCCGCGTCGTCCCGCTTCCGTTTCCAAGAAGCCGGACTGCTTTGGGTCATCCTCTTCCTCGGCATCATCCTCACCTGGCAAGGCGGCACCGTCAAAGTCCCCGTATTCGAGATCGGCCCCGATGGCGAACGCCAACGCGTATTCGATGTCGGCGCCGATGGCGAGCGCACCCCACGCTTCGAAGAAAAGAATAAATTCCTCAACGCTCAAAACCTCGCGCTTCTCGCAAAAGATACCAGCTTCATTGCCATCATGGCGATTGGTGTGACACTGGTCATCATCGCCGGTGGAATAGATCTTTCGGTAGGTTCCATTTATGCCTTGGCTTCCGTAACCGCCGCACTCGTGATGCGAAGTTTTGGCCCTGAAGGAGCGAATGCAGGCACTTCACCTTGGATTTCAGTTTCTCTAGGAATTTCCACCTGCCTCGGCGTGGCCGTCTTATGCGGTTTGTTCAATGGTGGAATGACCACGCTGCTAAAAGTCCATCCTTTCATCATCACACTCGGCACCATGGCCATCTTTCGCGGTATCGCCTTTGTGATGACCAAGGGCCAGTCAATCGGCGGATTTCCCGAAGCATTTCGTAAACTCATCCAGTGGGGCACCAGTGATGGCCCAAGCCTGATGCCCATGATTGTGATGATATTGGTCACTATTATCGGCAGCATATATTTAAGCCGGATGGCTGCTGGCCGCCGCATCTACGCCATCGGCGGCAACGAACTCGCCAGCCGCTTCAGCGGCATCCGTGTGGAGCGCGTAAAGCTCGGTGTTTTCATCATCTCCGGCCTCACTGCGGGTGTGGCTGCCATGATTGCTCTTGGCTACTATGGCAGCGCCACTTCAGGCGATGGCCAAGGATATGAATTGAGAGTGATCGCTGCTGCCGTAGTAGGCGGCGCGAGCCTCTCCGGCGGCAAAGGCACCGCGCTCGGCGCCCTCCTCGGTGCCCTCATCATCCAGATGATCGATAGCGGCATCGTCATCCTCGGCATCGATCAAAACTACAGCCAGATCATCATCGGCGCCGTCGTCATCATCGCCGTCGTGCTGGACCAGTTCAACGCATGGCTCGCAAGAAAACGCCTCGTCTCTGTGCCGGAGAAAAAAACATAG
- a CDS encoding glycerophosphodiester phosphodiesterase: protein MLSNLKPFVLGISLCLAAPMLHAVEIIAHRGASHDAPENTVASSKLGFQQKADGVELDVYLGKDNSLPVIHDATTKRTTGVDGKIKEMTLDEFKKLDAGTWKNPKYAGEKIPTLDEMLETVPKGKKMVIEIKDKDVAIVPPMVESVKRKKMTPKDALFISFNYPVLVATKKALPEYTALYLASYKQDKTTGEVKPTLDELIKQAKDANFEGLNLDYKWPIDEAFVKKIHGAGLKFYVWTVNDAEVAKRLVAAGVDGITTDRPEWLREQLKK, encoded by the coding sequence ATGCTTTCGAACCTGAAACCCTTCGTCCTCGGCATTTCCCTTTGCCTCGCTGCCCCTATGCTTCACGCCGTCGAGATCATCGCCCATCGCGGCGCGTCCCATGATGCGCCGGAAAACACCGTCGCATCCTCCAAGCTCGGCTTCCAGCAAAAGGCCGACGGTGTGGAGCTCGACGTCTATCTCGGCAAGGACAATTCCCTCCCCGTCATCCACGATGCCACCACCAAGCGCACTACCGGAGTGGACGGCAAGATCAAAGAGATGACCCTCGATGAATTCAAGAAGCTCGATGCCGGCACGTGGAAGAATCCGAAATATGCGGGCGAGAAAATCCCCACCCTCGACGAGATGCTTGAGACCGTGCCCAAGGGCAAGAAGATGGTCATCGAGATCAAAGACAAAGACGTCGCCATCGTCCCGCCTATGGTCGAATCTGTGAAGCGCAAGAAGATGACGCCGAAGGACGCGCTCTTCATCAGCTTCAACTATCCCGTGCTCGTCGCCACCAAGAAAGCGCTCCCCGAATACACCGCTCTTTACCTCGCCAGCTACAAGCAGGACAAAACCACCGGCGAAGTGAAACCCACCCTCGATGAACTTATCAAGCAGGCGAAAGACGCGAACTTCGAAGGCCTCAACCTCGATTACAAATGGCCCATCGACGAAGCCTTCGTAAAAAAGATTCACGGCGCCGGATTGAAATTCTACGTGTGGACCGTGAACGATGCCGAAGTCGCCAAACGCCTCGTCGCCGCCGGCGTAGACGGCATCACCACCGACCGCCCCGAATGGCTCCGCGAACAATTGAAGAAGTAA
- a CDS encoding sugar ABC transporter ATP-binding protein: protein MAFLTLNGICKRFPGVLALDDVSVSVAKGSCHALMGENGAGKSTLGKILSGIYPADAGEITLNGQTIHPTDPLTARKLGIAMVHQELAFCPNLSVAENLCLGELPQQFGIVNKPKMRELARAMLHEIEADNIDVDLPISSLSTGQEQLVQIAAAVGTHAQVIVMDEPTSSLSAHESEHLFHLLAKLKARGITILYVSHRMEEIFRLCDTITVLRDGKHVSTEKTSETNPDRVIQQMVGRQVIWHTPKHLEKTPGEELLRVENLSSPGKFRDISFTLRAGEVLGFAGLVGAGRSEVAQAIFGLDPQATGRVWIAGKELPLGHVNAALNAGLGLLPEDRKRQGLVLSMNCRENTSLAALSRFTQFGFLKLGEEQTLAREYSERLRVKTPSLETGINGLSGGNQQKIALAKWLARQCKVLIVDEPTRGIDVGAKSEIYDLLDDLACQGIALLVISSELPEVMGLSRRILVLRDGSIAGEIQRPDFTQDSLMRLMAGLTAEAA from the coding sequence GTGGCTTTCCTAACACTCAACGGCATTTGCAAACGCTTCCCCGGCGTCCTCGCCCTGGATGATGTTAGCGTGTCTGTGGCAAAGGGCAGTTGCCACGCCTTGATGGGCGAGAACGGCGCAGGCAAAAGCACCCTCGGAAAAATCCTCTCCGGCATCTATCCCGCCGACGCTGGCGAGATCACGCTGAACGGCCAGACCATCCATCCCACCGATCCTCTCACCGCCCGCAAGCTCGGCATCGCGATGGTCCATCAGGAACTCGCCTTCTGCCCCAACCTCAGCGTTGCCGAAAACCTCTGCCTCGGCGAGCTGCCCCAGCAATTCGGCATCGTGAACAAGCCGAAGATGCGCGAACTCGCCCGCGCCATGCTGCATGAGATTGAGGCGGATAACATCGATGTGGACCTGCCCATCAGCAGCCTTTCCACGGGCCAAGAGCAACTCGTGCAGATCGCCGCCGCCGTCGGCACGCACGCGCAAGTCATCGTGATGGATGAACCCACCAGCTCCCTCTCCGCGCACGAGAGCGAGCATCTCTTTCACTTGCTCGCGAAACTAAAAGCACGCGGTATTACCATCCTTTACGTCTCGCACCGCATGGAAGAAATCTTCCGGCTGTGCGATACCATCACCGTCCTGCGCGATGGCAAACACGTCAGCACCGAGAAGACGAGCGAGACGAATCCCGACCGCGTCATCCAGCAAATGGTCGGTCGCCAAGTCATCTGGCACACGCCCAAGCATCTGGAGAAAACGCCCGGCGAAGAACTCCTCCGCGTAGAAAACCTTTCCTCACCCGGCAAGTTCCGCGACATCAGCTTCACCCTTCGCGCCGGTGAAGTCCTCGGTTTCGCCGGACTCGTTGGTGCGGGCCGCAGTGAAGTCGCCCAAGCCATCTTCGGCCTTGATCCCCAAGCCACCGGCCGCGTGTGGATCGCTGGCAAAGAACTCCCGCTCGGCCACGTCAACGCCGCGCTCAATGCCGGACTCGGCCTATTGCCTGAAGACCGCAAACGCCAAGGCCTCGTCCTCTCCATGAACTGCCGCGAGAACACCTCTCTCGCCGCTCTCTCCCGCTTCACGCAATTCGGCTTTCTGAAACTCGGCGAAGAACAAACTCTCGCCCGCGAATATTCCGAACGCCTGCGTGTAAAAACTCCTTCACTCGAAACCGGCATCAACGGCCTCAGCGGCGGCAACCAGCAAAAGATCGCCCTCGCCAAATGGCTCGCCCGTCAGTGCAAAGTCCTCATCGTGGATGAACCCACCCGTGGCATCGACGTCGGTGCGAAATCTGAGATCTACGATCTCCTCGATGACCTCGCCTGCCAAGGCATCGCCCTTCTCGTCATCTCCTCCGAACTTCCCGAAGTCATGGGCCTCAGCCGCCGCATCCTCGTCCTCCGCGATGGCTCCATAGCCGGAGAAATCCAGCGCCCCGATTTCACCCAAGACTCCCTCATGCGCCTCATGGCCGGCCTAACCGCCGAAGCCGCTTAA